Proteins from a genomic interval of Hydrogenophaga sp. PAMC20947:
- a CDS encoding rhodanese-like domain-containing protein yields the protein MDFEGFFQQYWPLMALVLWFGYKWWNARRVKAMLPALKQQGALLVDVRSAAEFASGNAPGTVNIPLGELGSRLKEIPNSAPVVLCCASGTRSGMAKLVLKKNGYQQVFNVGKWGNLLD from the coding sequence GCTCATGGCTTTGGTGCTGTGGTTTGGCTATAAATGGTGGAACGCACGAAGAGTCAAAGCGATGCTGCCTGCGCTCAAACAGCAAGGCGCGCTCTTGGTCGATGTGCGGTCCGCTGCGGAGTTCGCGAGCGGGAACGCCCCGGGCACGGTCAACATCCCTCTCGGGGAGCTGGGCAGCCGGCTCAAAGAGATTCCGAACTCAGCGCCCGTGGTGCTTTGCTGCGCCAGCGGAACGCGCAGCGGCATGGCCAAGTTGGTGCTGAAGAAGAACGGCTACCAGCAAGTTTTCAATGTGGGCAAGTGGGGCAATTTGCTGGACTGA
- a CDS encoding thiamine pyrophosphate-dependent enzyme — protein MTTTTTYEHNFGPAYESTLSTLGESMRQTIGHFGAQRIYSVGGDFAANLIRALDVEGLTVSPASNEMHAGFCACAQAEVEGVGFALTTYTVGSLPCMSAAALAKTEGLPVVFISGAPGEDEVHQHSIHHMVQPAHAWRANYDAALQAFAALGLRSERLQGDRASGQPNIAGYRFFELVKHAWLHREPVFIEVPRNLVFSLTQPLALPPLDRLNSTDLVFTGLEHIVHTIEQKLGSARAPLVYAGEQVKRNPALKKLVWDFCQKYQIPLISTWFSKGVFDETHPLCLGAYNGVFSATEVRQYVENQVDYVLDIGTSVFAQDTASAFHTGTHRVATIDNKTVVKSTVPHEADLCTIFEQLLGSERRPFPFAPAPFVPVAPAPTGKMDFHTLAATLNACQARQAFGSVFVPEVGNSFFASYGLRPKATELGINWLTNPWYAAMGTSLPYARVVAENIVRQDLSDRVVVITGDGGFHFQLNELIHFQKQGLPLTIVYMRNDIFHLGKSGDGPVYHCSSQEFDVLGLVRAYGGEGKRCTTVEAFSSYYQECLQANSGIRLIEVPCSPTQEFQCPEMALLNLFIQCRNGDPAAIEQWKQVCQV, from the coding sequence ATGACCACCACGACGACTTACGAGCACAACTTCGGCCCTGCTTACGAAAGCACCTTGAGCACACTGGGCGAAAGCATGCGCCAGACCATCGGGCATTTCGGTGCCCAACGCATCTACAGCGTGGGCGGTGACTTCGCAGCCAACCTGATCCGTGCGCTGGACGTGGAAGGCCTCACCGTGTCACCGGCCAGCAATGAAATGCACGCCGGCTTTTGCGCCTGCGCGCAGGCCGAAGTTGAAGGTGTGGGTTTCGCTCTGACCACCTACACCGTGGGCTCGCTGCCTTGCATGTCGGCAGCCGCGCTGGCCAAGACCGAAGGCTTGCCGGTGGTGTTCATCTCGGGCGCGCCCGGCGAAGACGAAGTGCACCAGCACAGCATTCACCACATGGTGCAACCCGCGCACGCCTGGCGAGCCAACTACGATGCCGCCTTGCAAGCGTTTGCCGCCTTGGGGCTGCGCAGCGAGCGCCTGCAAGGCGACCGCGCCAGCGGCCAACCCAACATCGCGGGTTACCGCTTCTTTGAGCTGGTCAAACACGCCTGGCTGCACCGCGAGCCGGTGTTCATCGAGGTGCCGCGCAACCTCGTTTTCTCTCTCACCCAGCCCCTGGCGTTGCCACCCCTGGATCGCCTGAACAGCACCGACCTGGTGTTCACAGGGCTCGAACACATCGTGCACACCATTGAGCAAAAGCTCGGCTCCGCCAGGGCCCCGCTGGTCTATGCAGGCGAACAGGTCAAGCGCAACCCGGCTTTGAAAAAACTGGTGTGGGACTTCTGCCAGAAATACCAGATCCCGCTGATCAGCACCTGGTTCTCCAAAGGGGTTTTCGACGAAACCCACCCGCTGTGCCTGGGCGCCTACAACGGCGTCTTCAGCGCCACTGAGGTGCGGCAGTATGTGGAAAATCAGGTGGACTATGTGCTCGACATCGGCACCAGCGTCTTTGCCCAAGACACCGCCAGCGCCTTTCACACCGGCACCCACCGGGTGGCCACCATCGACAACAAAACGGTGGTCAAGTCCACCGTGCCCCACGAGGCCGATCTCTGCACCATTTTTGAACAACTGCTCGGCAGCGAGCGCCGCCCCTTCCCGTTTGCGCCGGCGCCTTTCGTTCCGGTGGCCCCGGCGCCCACCGGTAAGATGGATTTCCACACCCTGGCCGCCACGCTCAACGCGTGCCAAGCCAGGCAAGCCTTTGGCAGTGTGTTCGTGCCTGAGGTGGGCAACTCGTTTTTTGCCAGCTACGGCCTCAGGCCCAAGGCCACGGAACTGGGCATCAACTGGCTGACCAACCCCTGGTACGCCGCCATGGGCACTTCATTGCCCTATGCCCGCGTCGTCGCCGAAAACATTGTTCGCCAGGATCTCAGTGATCGCGTGGTGGTCATCACCGGTGACGGTGGTTTTCACTTTCAGCTCAACGAACTGATCCATTTCCAGAAGCAGGGCCTGCCACTGACCATTGTCTACATGCGCAACGACATTTTTCACCTCGGCAAGAGCGGCGACGGGCCTGTGTACCATTGCTCCAGCCAGGAATTCGATGTGCTCGGCCTGGTGCGCGCCTATGGTGGCGAAGGCAAACGCTGCACCACAGTCGAAGCGTTTTCCAGCTACTACCAGGAATGCCTGCAAGCCAACAGCGGCATTCGCCTGATCGAAGTGCCATGCTCACCCACGCAGGAGTTCCAATGCCCCGAGATGGCGTTGCTCAACCTGTTCATCCAGTGCCGCAATGGCGACCCTGCCGCCATCGAGCAATGGAAGCAGGTGTGCCAGGTGTGA
- a CDS encoding DUF4410 domain-containing protein yields MFRPIRSTLAVLLLPAFLVACASSPSVKTTAEQAPVARMYTTAYIGKISTTLVDDTNPDESRLTDKKKLDAKIPAVLKEELEDNGFAVPAAMPANKAGAVVINLEFQYNPGNRALRWTAGIFGAGKGILNGKIEALDVTTGALIATRSGSDATRMGAFGGDFYGSVEDMVEELAEELAEELNAKGK; encoded by the coding sequence ATGTTCCGTCCTATTCGTTCAACGCTGGCCGTTTTGTTGTTGCCTGCATTCCTGGTGGCTTGCGCCTCCAGCCCATCGGTGAAAACCACCGCTGAACAGGCACCGGTGGCGCGCATGTACACCACCGCGTACATCGGAAAGATCAGCACCACCCTCGTTGACGACACCAATCCCGATGAAAGTCGGTTGACCGACAAAAAGAAACTCGATGCCAAGATTCCGGCTGTTTTGAAAGAAGAGCTCGAAGACAACGGCTTTGCTGTGCCCGCGGCCATGCCCGCCAACAAAGCTGGCGCGGTTGTGATCAACCTTGAATTCCAATACAACCCTGGCAATCGGGCGCTGCGTTGGACAGCGGGGATCTTTGGTGCTGGAAAAGGCATCTTGAATGGCAAGATCGAAGCGCTTGACGTCACAACAGGTGCCTTGATCGCCACCCGCTCGGGCAGTGACGCCACCCGCATGGGGGCTTTCGGCGGCGATTTTTACGGCAGCGTGGAAGACATGGTGGAAGAGCTGGCTGAAGAGCTGGCCGAAGAGCTGAACGCCAAAGGCAAATAA
- the queE gene encoding 7-carboxy-7-deazaguanine synthase — MTYAVKEIFYTLQGEGANAGCPAVFCRFAGCNLWSGREEDRASAICRFCDTEFVGTDGTGGGKFATAEALAEAIARFWPTNDTRNRLIVMTGGEPLLQIDSALLDAVHAQGFKVAVETNGTIAAPEGIDWLCVSPKAGAEWVQRRGDELKVVWPQPGTDLAAMEAADFKNRFLQPMDNAHQADNIQTCIELCKARPAWRLSLQTHKITGIR; from the coding sequence GTGACCTACGCTGTCAAAGAAATCTTCTATACCCTGCAAGGCGAAGGCGCCAATGCAGGCTGCCCGGCCGTGTTTTGCCGTTTCGCAGGCTGCAACCTCTGGAGCGGGCGCGAGGAAGACCGCGCTTCCGCCATTTGCCGGTTTTGCGACACCGAATTCGTGGGAACGGATGGCACAGGCGGCGGAAAATTTGCCACCGCTGAGGCCTTGGCAGAAGCCATCGCCCGCTTCTGGCCCACAAATGACACCCGCAACCGCCTGATCGTCATGACCGGCGGGGAGCCCTTGCTGCAAATCGACTCCGCCCTGCTCGATGCGGTGCACGCACAGGGCTTTAAAGTGGCGGTGGAAACCAATGGGACAATCGCGGCCCCCGAGGGCATTGACTGGCTGTGTGTCAGCCCCAAGGCGGGCGCCGAATGGGTGCAGCGGCGCGGCGACGAGCTCAAAGTGGTCTGGCCACAACCTGGCACCGATCTGGCCGCCATGGAAGCTGCCGATTTCAAGAACCGCTTCCTGCAGCCCATGGACAACGCCCACCAGGCCGACAATATTCAGACGTGCATCGAACTCTGCAAGGCTCGCCCTGCCTGGCGTCTGAGCCTGCAAACCCACAAGATCACGGGCATCCGATGA
- a CDS encoding 6-carboxytetrahydropterin synthase, translating into MKFQLSQRFYFDAAHTLQRALETESSRRIHGHTYSAEITVIGTPDPQTGMVLDLGLVRIAIAKLRETLDHHLLDEVPGLGIPTLENLCLFILETVELPRDLIQSVRVWREGQGDGCLLLAHDAAGA; encoded by the coding sequence ATGAAATTTCAATTGAGCCAGCGTTTTTACTTCGACGCCGCCCATACCCTGCAGCGCGCGCTGGAGACCGAATCGAGCCGCCGCATCCACGGCCACACCTACTCGGCTGAAATCACCGTGATTGGCACACCCGATCCCCAGACCGGCATGGTGCTCGACCTGGGGCTGGTGCGCATCGCGATCGCAAAGCTGCGTGAAACCCTGGACCACCACTTGCTCGACGAAGTGCCCGGCCTCGGCATTCCCACCCTGGAAAACCTCTGCCTGTTCATTCTTGAAACTGTCGAGCTGCCGCGCGACCTGATTCAAAGTGTGCGGGTGTGGCGCGAAGGCCAGGGCGATGGCTGCCTTCTGCTGGCCCACGATGCGGCTGGTGCCTGA
- a CDS encoding pseudouridine synthase codes for MSDASRLICFNKPYGVLSQFTPEGRWRGLKDFIDVPGVYVAGRLDADSEGLLLLTNDGQLQARISDPRHKMEKTYWVQVEGEPDDAALAALCAGVTLNDGPTRPARAQRIPVPAQLWERDPPVRFRQSIPTSWLELVIREGRNRQVRRMTAAVGFPTLRLIRAAIGPYALEGLAPGNWRG; via the coding sequence GTGAGCGATGCTTCCCGCCTGATCTGTTTCAACAAGCCCTATGGCGTCTTGAGCCAATTCACGCCCGAAGGGCGCTGGCGCGGGCTGAAAGATTTCATCGATGTGCCTGGCGTGTATGTGGCCGGGCGGCTGGATGCCGATAGCGAGGGATTGCTGCTGCTCACCAACGACGGGCAGCTGCAAGCCCGTATCAGCGACCCGCGCCACAAAATGGAAAAGACCTATTGGGTGCAGGTGGAGGGCGAACCCGACGACGCAGCCTTGGCTGCTTTGTGCGCTGGCGTCACGCTGAACGATGGTCCCACCCGCCCCGCACGCGCGCAGCGAATCCCTGTGCCAGCCCAGCTTTGGGAGCGAGACCCGCCGGTGCGTTTTCGGCAATCGATCCCGACGAGCTGGCTGGAGCTGGTGATCCGGGAAGGGCGCAACCGGCAGGTGCGCCGCATGACGGCCGCGGTGGGGTTCCCCACCTTGCGCCTGATCCGAGCGGCCATTGGGCCTTATGCGCTGGAAGGTCTGGCGCCAGGGAATTGGCGAGGTTGA
- a CDS encoding M14 family metallocarboxypeptidase: protein MSASPALSFYPIGTPGQRWGGQEVDQWRALQTRQRSYADDVLSEIQRLASRFDAVPYGEIAYAGETFRLVALRSQGWVSGRPTVLVTGGVHGYETSGVHGALRFLDKNEAAFVDRVNLLVVPCVSPWAYERIHRWNFDAIDPNRSFQEASPALESAALMRLVAPLKGQFLAHIDLHETTDTDESEYRPALAARDGLPFEPGSIPDGFYLVDDTENPQPDFQQAIIQAVEGVTHIAPPDAQGAIIGSPLFGRGVIRYAFQAWGLCAGITGARYTTTTEVYPDSPRATPEQCVAAQVAAVCSAIEYAVAQS from the coding sequence ATGAGCGCCTCTCCTGCCTTGTCTTTCTATCCCATCGGAACACCTGGCCAGCGCTGGGGCGGCCAGGAGGTCGATCAATGGCGGGCCCTTCAAACGCGCCAGCGCAGTTATGCCGACGATGTGCTGAGCGAGATTCAACGCCTGGCTTCGCGCTTTGATGCCGTGCCTTACGGCGAGATCGCCTACGCCGGTGAAACTTTTCGCCTGGTGGCTTTGCGGAGCCAGGGCTGGGTGTCGGGTCGGCCCACCGTGCTGGTGACGGGCGGGGTGCATGGCTATGAAACCAGCGGTGTTCATGGTGCGTTGAGGTTTCTGGATAAGAATGAAGCTGCGTTCGTGGACCGGGTCAATTTGCTGGTGGTACCGTGTGTGAGCCCTTGGGCCTATGAGCGCATTCACCGCTGGAATTTTGATGCCATCGACCCCAACCGATCCTTTCAGGAAGCCAGCCCTGCACTGGAATCGGCAGCGCTGATGCGGCTGGTGGCGCCGCTCAAAGGTCAGTTCCTTGCGCACATCGATCTGCACGAAACCACCGACACCGACGAGTCCGAGTACCGTCCCGCGTTGGCCGCGCGCGACGGCCTGCCGTTTGAACCGGGCTCCATTCCGGATGGTTTCTACCTGGTCGATGACACGGAGAACCCCCAGCCCGATTTTCAGCAAGCGATCATCCAGGCCGTCGAGGGTGTAACGCACATCGCGCCGCCCGACGCGCAGGGCGCCATCATTGGTTCGCCCCTGTTTGGGCGCGGTGTCATCCGGTATGCCTTCCAGGCCTGGGGCCTGTGCGCGGGCATCACCGGCGCACGCTACACGACCACCACCGAGGTCTACCCCGACAGCCCGCGCGCCACGCCGGAGCAGTGTGTGGCCGCTCAGGTCGCAGCGGTGTGTTCGGCCATTGAATACGCCGTGGCTCAAAGCTGA
- a CDS encoding DUF3014 domain-containing protein: MNRPLPKPETRSFDRFSALAIAVVLALLGYFGWRYFDGRQTPATVDMPASVATDAPPGEPAAPVAAADAALSEPPAIENPVEALDSADAQAAPVALPVLGDSDAVVTERLSQLISRKNVLTFLQLDGFVRRAVATVDNLARSQASTTRWPVVPTPQRFSTLKGPDGVERIHPDNSRRYAPFVTMVEAVNTEQAVALYRQLYPLFQQSYEELGFPGRYFNDRLVQVLDHLIATPVPAGSLAVTLVEVKGSVTSLRPWVRYELADPALESMSAGRKMLMRMGPAQQRRLQAKLSEIRLLVAKP; this comes from the coding sequence ATGAACCGTCCGCTACCGAAGCCCGAAACCCGTTCGTTTGATCGTTTCTCCGCCCTGGCCATTGCGGTGGTGCTGGCCTTGCTGGGGTATTTCGGCTGGCGTTATTTTGATGGCCGCCAGACGCCGGCAACGGTTGACATGCCGGCGTCGGTCGCAACCGATGCCCCACCGGGAGAGCCAGCTGCGCCAGTGGCTGCGGCTGACGCGGCCCTGTCTGAGCCGCCGGCCATCGAAAACCCCGTGGAGGCGCTGGACAGCGCTGACGCTCAGGCAGCGCCTGTGGCCCTGCCCGTGCTCGGCGACTCCGATGCGGTGGTAACGGAGCGGCTGTCGCAGCTCATCAGCCGCAAGAACGTGCTCACTTTTTTGCAGCTCGACGGCTTTGTGCGGCGAGCGGTGGCCACCGTGGACAACCTCGCCCGGTCGCAGGCTTCGACCACCCGCTGGCCCGTGGTCCCGACCCCGCAGCGTTTCAGCACCCTCAAAGGGCCTGACGGTGTTGAACGTATCCACCCCGACAACAGCCGCCGCTATGCACCCTTTGTGACGATGGTGGAAGCGGTCAATACCGAACAGGCGGTGGCGCTGTACCGCCAGCTGTATCCGCTGTTTCAGCAGTCTTATGAAGAGCTGGGGTTTCCCGGTCGCTACTTCAACGACCGGCTGGTTCAGGTGCTGGACCACCTGATTGCCACACCGGTGCCGGCAGGGTCTCTGGCCGTGACGCTGGTGGAGGTGAAAGGCTCGGTGACGTCCTTGCGCCCCTGGGTGCGTTACGAGCTGGCCGATCCCGCGTTGGAGTCGATGTCGGCTGGGCGCAAGATGCTGATGCGCATGGGGCCTGCGCAGCAGCGCCGCTTGCAGGCCAAGCTCAGCGAAATTCGCCTGCTTGTGGCCAAACCCTAA
- a CDS encoding MSMEG_1061 family FMN-dependent PPOX-type flavoprotein, translating to MTAAPSADPTGTLTSVAALRALYGPKRGRSARKAMPRLDSHATRLIGLSPFVVIASGHADLGEMDASPRGGEPGFVKAPDAHTLLIPDAPGNNLLDTLENIASHGPNGAPVGLVFLLPGMDETLRVNGLARLSTQAPDRQRCAEAQRLPPLAIRIEVQSCYVHCAKALMRAQLWDPGRHIQRSELPSLGEMLRDQLREFHGEDVAAESQAEMEERYRQTL from the coding sequence ATGACTGCTGCACCCTCTGCCGACCCCACCGGAACCCTCACATCGGTCGCGGCTTTGCGCGCCCTCTATGGCCCCAAGCGCGGCCGCTCGGCACGCAAAGCGATGCCCCGTCTGGACAGCCATGCCACGCGCCTCATCGGCCTCTCGCCCTTTGTGGTGATTGCCAGCGGCCACGCCGATCTCGGCGAGATGGATGCCTCGCCCCGGGGTGGTGAACCCGGTTTTGTGAAAGCGCCCGATGCCCACACACTGCTGATCCCCGATGCGCCCGGCAACAACCTGCTAGACACCCTGGAAAACATCGCCAGCCACGGACCCAACGGGGCCCCGGTGGGCTTGGTCTTTCTCTTGCCTGGCATGGACGAAACCCTGCGGGTCAACGGCCTGGCCCGGCTCTCCACCCAGGCGCCCGACCGGCAGCGGTGCGCCGAAGCCCAGCGCCTGCCGCCCCTGGCGATCCGCATTGAGGTGCAATCCTGCTATGTGCATTGCGCCAAGGCCTTGATGCGCGCCCAGCTGTGGGATCCAGGCCGCCATATCCAGCGATCCGAGCTGCCCAGCTTGGGCGAAATGCTGCGGGACCAATTGCGCGAGTTCCACGGGGAAGACGTCGCCGCAGAGTCACAGGCCGAGATGGAAGAACGCTACCGCCAGACCCTCTAG
- a CDS encoding restriction endonuclease: MAQPSRRQRGRKAGKQLWKNGLIVTVTGAGLLMLAFAVSGRHPFVATAVSMPAWWALGFGALMMLLHLATRLAGKRRTSRIEEPAPAPGRKPTQPAATAIKALIDQIERETLGTDTPPSPSPAPEHGLTQPVIWREEMLTGLDNNRFVALCETIFSQAGFATRLSEQDHGSGVDIWLEVPTIPDAVAVVQCLTEKDSPVDVASIRALQKRISTLGLRWGACITLADYTTPALTLAASFGIHVLEAQDLLLLISRRSLEQQALLLKVLQGEPR, translated from the coding sequence ATGGCACAGCCATCGAGGCGCCAGCGCGGCCGCAAGGCCGGAAAACAATTGTGGAAAAACGGACTGATCGTCACGGTTACGGGTGCCGGTTTACTGATGCTTGCGTTCGCCGTGAGCGGACGACATCCGTTCGTCGCCACGGCGGTCAGCATGCCTGCCTGGTGGGCCCTGGGCTTTGGTGCGCTCATGATGCTGCTGCACCTCGCGACTCGGCTGGCGGGCAAACGCCGCACCTCACGTATCGAAGAACCCGCGCCAGCACCCGGGCGCAAGCCCACCCAACCCGCAGCAACCGCCATCAAGGCTTTGATTGACCAGATTGAACGGGAAACCCTGGGCACTGACACACCGCCATCACCATCGCCGGCACCAGAGCACGGACTGACCCAGCCGGTCATTTGGCGCGAAGAGATGCTGACAGGTCTCGACAACAACCGCTTTGTGGCCTTGTGCGAGACGATTTTTTCACAAGCGGGTTTTGCAACCCGCCTGTCTGAACAGGACCACGGCAGCGGCGTGGACATCTGGCTGGAAGTCCCGACCATCCCCGACGCCGTGGCGGTTGTGCAATGCCTGACTGAAAAGGATTCACCGGTCGACGTTGCAAGCATCCGTGCTCTGCAAAAAAGGATCAGTACCCTTGGGTTGCGATGGGGTGCCTGCATCACTTTGGCCGACTACACGACACCCGCCTTGACTTTGGCCGCCAGCTTCGGCATCCACGTGCTGGAAGCCCAGGATCTGCTGCTTTTGATCAGCCGACGCTCCCTTGAGCAACAAGCCTTGTTGCTCAAGGTCTTGCAAGGAGAGCCGCGTTGA
- a CDS encoding glycosyltransferase, whose product MQSLIAQSERHIEILLIDDGSTDGSGAICDHYAAQDSRMRVTHKANGGVSSARNLALELATGAYVVFVDADDYVAPAFVQRMGDRMVDHDVVVCAYNRVRADSAQPFVLCGSGALALDALYEHTLCTLLIGGGCCNKAFRMDTIRKHALRFDTRIAVGEDLLFLVQYYQHCRTAYYIGDTLYHYRYNEVSATESAFAQKKVHQGSASILMALDEMEHHIDRTVPFQVAFLGYRKVRSSLRLFFQMVLSRTWNTQWLVAIKRNIRQSFGVFVSSTHARWLERAAAGGIFFSVRLAYAGAVLMSMLLGNRMARLRN is encoded by the coding sequence TTGCAATCGCTGATTGCGCAAAGCGAGCGGCATATCGAGATTCTGCTGATTGATGACGGATCCACTGACGGCAGTGGGGCTATTTGTGATCACTACGCGGCTCAGGATTCACGGATGCGCGTGACGCACAAGGCCAATGGCGGCGTTTCCTCCGCCAGGAATCTGGCGCTTGAATTGGCTACAGGCGCATATGTTGTGTTCGTTGATGCCGACGACTATGTGGCGCCTGCATTCGTCCAACGGATGGGCGACAGGATGGTTGACCATGATGTGGTGGTTTGCGCTTACAACCGTGTGAGGGCGGACAGCGCGCAGCCCTTTGTGCTGTGCGGCTCAGGAGCGTTGGCGCTGGACGCTTTGTACGAACACACGTTGTGCACGTTGCTGATCGGCGGAGGTTGCTGCAACAAGGCCTTTCGCATGGACACGATTCGCAAACACGCATTGCGCTTTGACACACGCATCGCGGTGGGTGAAGACCTGCTGTTTCTTGTTCAGTACTACCAGCACTGCCGCACGGCGTACTACATCGGCGATACGCTCTATCACTACCGGTACAACGAGGTATCCGCCACCGAGTCGGCCTTTGCGCAAAAAAAGGTCCATCAGGGTTCGGCCAGCATTCTAATGGCATTGGACGAAATGGAGCACCACATCGATCGCACGGTGCCCTTTCAAGTGGCCTTCCTGGGCTACCGCAAGGTGCGATCCAGTTTGCGGCTGTTTTTTCAGATGGTGCTGTCCCGGACCTGGAACACGCAATGGCTGGTGGCGATCAAGCGAAATATTCGCCAATCGTTTGGCGTGTTCGTCAGCTCAACGCACGCGCGCTGGCTGGAGCGTGCCGCTGCTGGCGGTATATTTTTCTCTGTGCGGTTGGCTTACGCGGGAGCCGTGCTGATGTCGATGTTGTTGGGCAACCGAATGGCCAGACTTCGCAACTGA
- a CDS encoding glycosyltransferase encodes MKILYIAGREESYSRTRIVIRALELRGHQVVKCLPADKSFKHYPRILWRAMLAAPSCDIVLTGFYGQLLTPAMRLLTWKPIVFDMYITTYDTMVFDRQKAKPGSIMAKVYAWADWLSYKCASLSILDSDHVIQHFGTYARTSTDRMRRLFLAVDDSVIHPRPMLRTTDEFLVHFHGEFIPFHGVRHILHAAKLLESEGVQFQIVGRGLTFEQDMALMKELDLHNVRILDPVPYAGLATLMAEADICLGIFGDNDRAELVITNKANEAIGMGKPLITRRNAPVQELLTHGESAYFVEPADPRALADAILHLKNDPELRERIAKNGHARFQEYGTVEKLGEGLERILVEAIGQA; translated from the coding sequence ATGAAAATTCTCTATATCGCTGGACGGGAAGAAAGCTACTCCAGAACCCGGATTGTCATACGCGCCTTGGAGTTGCGAGGGCATCAGGTCGTCAAGTGCCTGCCCGCTGACAAGTCATTCAAGCACTACCCTCGAATTCTCTGGCGCGCCATGCTGGCGGCGCCCTCTTGCGACATCGTCTTGACTGGCTTCTACGGCCAACTGCTCACGCCCGCCATGCGCTTGCTGACGTGGAAACCCATCGTCTTCGACATGTACATCACCACGTACGACACGATGGTGTTCGATCGGCAGAAGGCGAAACCGGGGTCGATCATGGCCAAGGTCTACGCTTGGGCAGACTGGTTGTCGTACAAATGCGCAAGCCTCTCCATCCTGGACAGCGACCATGTGATCCAGCACTTTGGTACCTATGCACGCACCAGCACCGATCGGATGCGCCGCCTTTTTCTTGCCGTGGACGACTCGGTCATCCATCCCCGCCCCATGCTGCGCACCACGGACGAATTCCTGGTTCACTTCCACGGTGAGTTCATACCGTTCCATGGCGTTCGACACATACTGCACGCAGCCAAGCTGCTGGAGAGCGAAGGCGTCCAGTTTCAAATCGTTGGTCGGGGCTTGACGTTTGAACAGGACATGGCGCTCATGAAAGAGCTTGACTTGCACAATGTTCGAATCCTTGACCCCGTGCCGTATGCCGGACTGGCCACACTCATGGCAGAAGCCGATATCTGCCTGGGCATTTTTGGCGACAACGACAGGGCCGAGCTGGTCATCACCAACAAGGCCAATGAAGCCATCGGCATGGGCAAGCCCTTGATCACCCGGCGCAATGCCCCTGTGCAAGAGCTGCTGACACATGGTGAAAGCGCCTATTTCGTCGAGCCTGCCGACCCTCGTGCATTGGCCGATGCAATTCTGCACCTCAAAAACGACCCCGAGCTTCGCGAGCGCATCGCAAAAAATGGGCACGCGCGATTCCAGGAATACGGAACGGTTGAAAAGCTGGGCGAAGGGCTCGAACGCATCCTCGTAGAAGCCATCGGCCAAGCCTGA